The proteins below come from a single Arthrobacter sp. B1I2 genomic window:
- a CDS encoding FadR/GntR family transcriptional regulator, translated as MTSDNANGSMSQTDVVISGVKRMLSSRRLRPGDRLPIEKDLAAELQVSRGSLREGVRALSTMGILETKQGAGTFVTRLEPAALLSAMEFWVGLQDGERANQVHTVRRALETEAAAAAAVSIGAEQLDKAEKILERAHVAIHASPIDHAGAMQCDIEFHRLIAEASRNHVLSALIETVSTNTIRGRMWRSLHDNEGLLATHREHLGILEALRRHDVDRARTRMANHLYAVEDYVTTIPASGLEGQSQEADSSDLVG; from the coding sequence ATGACCAGCGACAATGCCAATGGCTCGATGTCCCAGACCGACGTCGTGATCTCGGGTGTGAAGCGGATGCTGTCCTCGCGGCGACTCCGGCCGGGGGACCGGCTCCCCATCGAGAAGGACCTGGCAGCGGAGCTTCAGGTGTCCCGCGGCTCCCTTCGGGAAGGGGTCCGGGCGCTCTCCACCATGGGCATTCTGGAAACCAAGCAGGGTGCCGGCACCTTTGTCACCCGACTGGAGCCCGCAGCCCTGCTGTCGGCAATGGAATTCTGGGTCGGCTTGCAGGACGGAGAGCGTGCCAACCAAGTGCACACGGTACGGCGGGCCCTTGAAACGGAGGCTGCAGCGGCGGCCGCAGTCAGCATTGGCGCGGAGCAACTCGATAAGGCTGAAAAGATTTTGGAACGGGCGCACGTTGCTATCCATGCCTCACCCATCGATCACGCCGGCGCCATGCAGTGCGACATCGAATTCCACCGGCTGATCGCCGAGGCATCCAGGAACCATGTGCTTTCAGCCCTGATCGAGACCGTCTCCACTAATACGATCCGCGGCCGCATGTGGCGCTCCCTCCATGACAATGAAGGGCTGTTGGCAACACACCGGGAGCACCTGGGGATCCTGGAGGCGTTGCGCCGGCATGACGTCGACCGGGCCCGGACGCGGATGGCCAACCATTTGTATGCCGTTGAGGACTACGTCACCACCATCCCCGCATCTGGGCTTGAAGGACAGAGTCAGGAAGCTGATTCATCCGACCTTGTCGGGTAA
- a CDS encoding L-fuconate dehydratase, whose amino-acid sequence MPHITGFDVFDVRFPTSLSADGSDAMNHDADYSAAYIVLRTEDPAVYGCGFTFTIGRGNEICAAAMELRARPLMGRDVDSVCDDLGGTYRGLKRDSQIRWLGPDKGVEHLALGAVMNAVWDLAARSAGKPLWRLLVDMTPEEIVDAADLTYLSDALTREEALGILAKLAPTRDERVQQLTEAGYPCYTTSAGWLGYSDEKLRRLCQEAVDQGYRHIKLKVGASLEEDVRRLRIAREVIGPEGNLMIDANQVWDVPQAIDWVKQLSEFNPLWIEEPTSPDDILGHAEIRRAVQPIGVATGEHGMNRVLFKQLFQAGAIDYCQLDACRLASVNEVLAVQLMAAKFGVPVCPHAGGVGLCELVQHLSIFDFIAVSGDLTGRVTEFVDHLHEHFVDPCIIKEGAYTMPANPGYSAELKEQTLEEFSFPWGSYWAGTDKGRAEQDWRAGNAAGRVAFASARLEATA is encoded by the coding sequence TTGCCACATATCACCGGTTTTGACGTATTCGACGTCCGGTTTCCCACTTCACTCTCGGCGGACGGCTCCGATGCCATGAACCACGACGCGGACTACTCAGCGGCCTACATCGTGCTCAGAACAGAGGATCCCGCGGTATATGGGTGTGGCTTCACCTTCACCATCGGCCGGGGCAACGAGATCTGTGCGGCGGCCATGGAGTTGAGGGCCCGTCCGCTGATGGGCAGGGACGTCGATAGCGTATGTGACGACCTCGGCGGGACCTACCGCGGGCTGAAGCGGGACTCGCAAATTCGGTGGCTCGGCCCGGACAAGGGTGTGGAGCACCTGGCCCTCGGTGCCGTCATGAATGCGGTGTGGGACCTCGCGGCCCGGAGTGCGGGAAAACCCTTGTGGCGCCTGCTGGTGGACATGACGCCGGAGGAAATTGTCGATGCCGCGGATTTGACCTATCTGTCGGACGCCCTCACCCGGGAGGAGGCCCTGGGAATCCTGGCCAAGCTCGCCCCCACACGGGATGAGCGCGTCCAGCAGCTGACGGAAGCCGGCTATCCCTGCTACACCACGTCCGCCGGCTGGCTGGGCTACTCAGACGAAAAGCTTCGGCGCCTGTGCCAGGAGGCCGTGGACCAGGGCTACCGCCACATCAAGCTCAAAGTAGGTGCCTCGCTGGAGGAAGACGTCCGACGCCTCCGGATCGCCCGGGAGGTGATCGGACCCGAGGGCAACCTTATGATCGACGCGAACCAGGTGTGGGATGTGCCGCAGGCAATCGACTGGGTGAAACAGCTCTCCGAGTTCAATCCGCTGTGGATCGAAGAGCCCACAAGCCCCGACGACATTTTGGGCCACGCCGAAATCCGCAGGGCCGTCCAGCCGATCGGGGTGGCCACCGGCGAGCACGGCATGAACCGGGTACTTTTCAAGCAACTGTTCCAGGCCGGCGCAATCGACTACTGCCAGCTTGATGCCTGCCGTCTTGCCAGTGTGAACGAAGTGCTGGCCGTGCAGCTGATGGCGGCCAAGTTCGGCGTCCCGGTTTGCCCGCACGCCGGCGGCGTGGGGCTGTGCGAGCTGGTCCAGCACCTGTCCATCTTCGACTTCATCGCCGTCTCGGGAGATCTCACCGGCCGCGTCACGGAGTTCGTGGACCACCTGCATGAGCATTTTGTGGACCCCTGCATCATCAAGGAGGGCGCCTACACCATGCCGGCCAACCCCGGCTACTCCGCGGAACTCAAGGAGCAGACCCTGGAGGAATTTTCCTTCCCCTGGGGCAGCTACTGGGCCGGGACAGACAAGGGCAGGGCGGAACAGGACTGGCGCGCCGGCAACGCTGCAGGCCGGGTTGCCTTCGCCAGTGCCCGGCTGGAGGCGACGGCATGA
- a CDS encoding RbsD/FucU family protein produces MINYTLTHPGLLAALAESGHGSQILVADANYPHNTGAPASARRIALNLRPGLLTIDQILEVLVDAVPLEAAAVMTPPDGNWTEAVKSYERALGAQVPITSHQRFDFYDAARSPNVAVVIASGDTRHYANLLLTIGVRPDGTA; encoded by the coding sequence ATGATCAACTACACACTGACCCACCCGGGGCTGCTGGCAGCACTCGCCGAATCAGGCCACGGATCGCAGATCCTCGTAGCGGACGCGAACTATCCGCACAACACCGGTGCTCCGGCCTCCGCCCGGCGCATTGCCCTGAACCTGCGGCCCGGCCTGCTCACCATTGACCAAATCCTGGAGGTTCTGGTCGACGCCGTCCCGCTGGAAGCGGCGGCTGTCATGACTCCCCCGGACGGGAACTGGACAGAGGCAGTCAAAAGCTACGAACGCGCGCTGGGCGCCCAGGTTCCCATCACGTCCCACCAGCGTTTCGACTTCTACGACGCCGCACGTTCGCCGAATGTCGCCGTCGTCATCGCCAGCGGGGATACCCGGCACTACGCAAACCTGCTCCTGACCATCGGCGTCCGCCCCGACGGCACGGCGTGA
- a CDS encoding amidohydrolase family protein, whose protein sequence is MEVTDSHVHLWDPAALDYAWLADIPTLNKPFLPPDLPHTPANTRAAVFVQADCRADQALKEVDWVSSLSADWPQLAGIVAFAPISRGDKVAADLGQLLQRPLVRGVRELFQDQDASFILDTATLAGARQVAAAGMTFDACIRFAQLPALAEFADRVPELVIVLDHMGKPPIASGAIAAWSTGMRELARRPNVVVKISGAGAEADRGRPLAPQALPFIAETLQLFGAERCMIGSDWPVSLSGVDEYQEWINTVMTAMAGATESEREAVAHGTAARTYRLETATTKAKD, encoded by the coding sequence ATGGAAGTGACTGACTCACACGTCCATCTCTGGGACCCCGCCGCGCTCGACTATGCCTGGCTGGCGGACATCCCCACCCTCAACAAACCCTTCCTGCCGCCGGACCTGCCGCACACGCCGGCCAACACCCGGGCCGCAGTCTTCGTCCAGGCAGACTGCCGGGCGGACCAGGCCCTTAAGGAAGTGGACTGGGTCAGCAGCCTCAGCGCCGACTGGCCGCAGCTGGCTGGCATCGTGGCCTTCGCGCCGATAAGCCGCGGGGACAAGGTGGCAGCGGACCTTGGCCAGCTGCTTCAACGGCCCCTGGTGCGCGGGGTGCGGGAACTGTTCCAGGACCAGGATGCGTCCTTTATCCTCGACACCGCGACCCTGGCAGGAGCACGGCAGGTTGCCGCGGCAGGGATGACGTTTGACGCCTGCATCCGCTTCGCGCAGCTTCCGGCGCTGGCCGAGTTTGCTGACCGCGTCCCGGAACTGGTCATCGTCCTCGACCATATGGGCAAGCCGCCAATTGCCAGCGGTGCGATTGCCGCCTGGAGTACGGGAATGCGGGAACTCGCCAGGCGCCCCAACGTCGTCGTCAAAATTTCGGGGGCGGGCGCGGAAGCGGACCGCGGCCGGCCGCTGGCGCCCCAGGCCCTGCCGTTCATCGCCGAGACGCTGCAGCTTTTCGGGGCGGAACGGTGCATGATCGGCAGTGACTGGCCTGTATCCCTCAGCGGCGTGGACGAATACCAGGAATGGATCAATACCGTCATGACCGCGATGGCTGGGGCCACGGAAAGCGAACGGGAGGCAGTGGCCCATGGCACCGCCGCCCGCACCTATCGGCTCGAAACAGCCACCACCAAGGCAAAGGACTGA
- a CDS encoding aldo/keto reductase: MQAETRTIPGTAVHLPVLGFGGAPIGNLYREVPDQEAIDAVTTAWDGGIRYFDTAPHYGLGLSERRLGRALAGQDRNSYVLSTKVGRLLRPNPSPGGKDTEGFDVPDELTRVRSYSRDGVLRSIEESLQRLGTDRIDVVYIHDPDDYWTEAVNGAAPTLSALRDEGVIGAWGAGMNQSEMLVRFVAETDIDVVMLAGRYTLLEQGAARELLPACLEREVGVVNVGVFNSGLLSKERPAADATYNYAPAPKELLDRANLLADICESHGTTLPAAALKYPYQHPAVTSVALGMRTPAQVKQNLDLAAQSVPESLWDELRERSLIA; the protein is encoded by the coding sequence ATGCAAGCAGAAACCCGCACCATCCCCGGCACCGCGGTGCACCTGCCCGTGCTCGGGTTCGGCGGCGCCCCCATCGGCAACCTGTACCGGGAAGTGCCGGACCAGGAGGCTATCGACGCGGTCACCACCGCTTGGGACGGCGGCATCCGCTACTTCGACACAGCCCCCCACTACGGGCTGGGGCTTTCGGAGCGCCGCCTGGGTAGAGCCCTCGCCGGGCAGGACCGCAACAGCTACGTGCTCAGTACCAAAGTGGGCCGTCTGCTGCGGCCCAACCCGTCACCAGGCGGAAAGGACACCGAAGGCTTCGACGTCCCGGATGAGCTAACCAGGGTCCGGAGCTATTCGCGCGACGGAGTGCTGCGCTCCATCGAGGAAAGCCTCCAGCGGCTCGGGACTGACCGGATCGACGTCGTCTACATCCACGACCCTGACGACTACTGGACCGAGGCCGTCAACGGTGCCGCGCCAACCCTGTCCGCGCTAAGGGATGAGGGCGTCATAGGTGCCTGGGGCGCAGGCATGAACCAGTCCGAAATGCTTGTCCGTTTCGTCGCCGAAACGGACATCGATGTGGTCATGCTGGCCGGCCGGTACACACTGCTGGAGCAGGGAGCAGCCCGGGAGCTGCTGCCGGCCTGCCTTGAGCGGGAAGTGGGTGTGGTGAACGTGGGGGTCTTCAACTCCGGCCTGCTCTCCAAGGAGCGGCCCGCCGCTGATGCCACCTACAACTACGCCCCCGCTCCGAAGGAACTGCTGGACAGGGCCAACCTGCTGGCGGACATCTGCGAATCACACGGCACCACGCTCCCGGCCGCCGCACTGAAGTACCCGTACCAGCACCCGGCCGTGACCAGCGTGGCGCTGGGCATGCGGACCCCGGCGCAGGTAAAGCAGAACCTGGACCTGGCAGCCCAGTCCGTCCCGGAATCCTTGTGGGACGAGCTGCGCGAGCGCAGCCTGATCGCCTGA
- a CDS encoding fumarylacetoacetate hydrolase family protein produces MQFARIGAPGKEVPAILKNNKYYSLEQVAPDIDADFWESDGPGRAAAALAAGDLAELSVDGARIGAPIARPSSVICVGMNYAAHAAESGSNPPTVPIIFHKAPNTVAGPFDAVAIPRGSTKTDWEVELGVVIGRRASYLDSPDQAREHIAGYVTVNDLSERTFQLEVSGGQWSKGKSCAGFCPTGPYLVTPDELDAADLRLRSWVNGEIRQDSSTRDLIFGVEQVIYDLSQYLVLEPGDLICTGTPEGVALSGRFPYLKAGDVVEIEVAGLGRQRQEFFQG; encoded by the coding sequence ATGCAATTTGCGCGCATAGGTGCCCCGGGCAAGGAAGTGCCCGCCATCCTGAAGAACAACAAGTACTACTCCCTGGAGCAGGTGGCGCCGGACATCGACGCCGATTTCTGGGAATCGGACGGGCCGGGCCGGGCCGCGGCGGCGCTGGCCGCCGGTGACCTGGCAGAGCTTTCCGTTGACGGCGCCCGGATCGGTGCTCCCATTGCCCGGCCGTCCTCCGTGATCTGCGTCGGCATGAACTACGCCGCCCACGCCGCCGAGTCGGGCTCGAATCCGCCAACGGTGCCCATCATTTTCCATAAGGCCCCCAACACCGTGGCAGGGCCGTTCGACGCGGTGGCGATTCCGCGCGGTTCCACCAAGACGGACTGGGAAGTGGAGCTGGGTGTGGTCATCGGGCGGCGGGCTTCCTACCTGGACTCCCCTGACCAGGCGCGGGAGCATATCGCCGGCTACGTCACCGTGAACGACCTGTCCGAGCGGACCTTCCAGCTGGAGGTCTCCGGCGGCCAGTGGTCCAAGGGGAAGAGCTGTGCCGGCTTCTGCCCCACCGGCCCTTACCTCGTGACGCCGGACGAGTTGGACGCCGCGGACCTGCGACTGCGCAGCTGGGTGAACGGTGAGATCCGGCAGGACTCCAGCACCCGCGACCTGATTTTCGGTGTGGAGCAGGTCATCTACGACCTCAGCCAGTACCTGGTGCTGGAGCCTGGCGACCTGATCTGCACAGGCACTCCCGAGGGCGTTGCCCTCTCCGGCCGCTTCCCGTACCTCAAGGCGGGGGATGTCGTCGAGATCGAAGTGGCCGGGCTCGGCCGGCAGCGGCAGGAATTCTTCCAGGGCTAG
- a CDS encoding SDR family NAD(P)-dependent oxidoreductase, whose protein sequence is MEFAGLKAIVTGGASGIGAATAALLKERGAAVAVLDLQPEQAADGLIAIRCDVSDDAAVRRAVQEAAERLGGIDIVANNAGVGAQGTIESNDDDEWHRVFDINVVGMVRVSRAALPYLRESSHAAIVNTCSVAATAGLPQRALYSATKGAVLSLTLSMAADHLHEGIRVNCVNPGTADTPWVGRLLSSAPDPAAERAALEARQPHGRLVAPEEVAAAIVYLASPLSGSTTGVDLAVDGGMQALRLRPRPAAS, encoded by the coding sequence ATGGAGTTTGCAGGACTAAAGGCAATCGTCACCGGCGGGGCATCCGGGATCGGGGCAGCCACGGCGGCGCTCCTCAAGGAGCGGGGCGCCGCCGTCGCGGTCCTGGACCTGCAGCCCGAACAGGCCGCGGACGGGCTGATCGCCATCAGGTGTGACGTGTCCGATGACGCGGCAGTCCGCCGGGCAGTGCAGGAAGCGGCGGAACGGCTCGGCGGAATCGACATCGTTGCCAACAATGCCGGCGTGGGTGCGCAGGGCACCATCGAATCGAACGACGACGACGAATGGCACCGCGTGTTCGACATCAACGTGGTGGGCATGGTCCGCGTCTCCAGGGCCGCCCTGCCGTACCTGCGCGAGTCCAGCCACGCGGCTATCGTCAACACCTGCTCAGTAGCGGCGACGGCCGGGCTGCCCCAGCGTGCCCTCTACAGCGCCACCAAAGGGGCAGTACTGTCGCTGACGCTCAGCATGGCGGCGGACCATCTGCACGAAGGGATCAGGGTCAACTGCGTGAATCCCGGCACGGCGGACACGCCCTGGGTTGGCCGTTTGTTGTCTTCGGCGCCGGACCCCGCCGCAGAACGTGCGGCGCTGGAAGCACGCCAGCCGCACGGCCGCCTCGTTGCTCCGGAAGAGGTTGCGGCGGCCATCGTGTACCTGGCCAGCCCGCTGTCCGGATCCACCACCGGGGTGGACCTCGCCGTCGACGGCGGCATGCAGGCACTGCGCCTGCGGCCCCGCCCTGCAGCGTCCTGA
- a CDS encoding hemolysin family protein: MDSGALVNIALVLGFVLVGGVFAAAEMALVSLRESQVRRIEKSGDTGARTAALARNPNRFLSTVQIGVTLSGFFSAAYGASAIAPAVVPLLEALGLGAAAGPVAFTGMTLLVAYLSLVLGELAPKRLAMQRPVAFTRILAPPLISLSRIMRPVIWLLSVSTDAVVKLFGGDPGAKRESITSEELWDMVAGNELLEESSRNILAGVFGAGDRTLQEVMRPRTEVTFIDGAMTIAEARRMVRDGPYSRFPVIGRNPDDVLGFVHIRDLMPRDKVQDQAPVREIARQILPLPGTNRVLPSLSRMRKTNQHIALVVDEYGGTDGVVTLEDLVEELVGEIYDEYDTGAEHEDRVNMANGVLDVDGGLILQEFKAASGIALPEGHYETVAGFMMDRLGRLPKEGDRVQIPGHVLTVLRMDRLRIARVRVTPVAGQSGGVAC; this comes from the coding sequence ATGGACAGCGGCGCCCTGGTTAATATCGCTTTGGTTCTCGGTTTCGTGCTGGTGGGCGGAGTGTTTGCCGCAGCCGAGATGGCCCTGGTATCCCTGCGCGAAAGCCAGGTGCGCCGCATCGAGAAGTCCGGCGACACCGGCGCCCGGACTGCCGCCCTGGCCCGCAACCCCAACCGGTTCCTGTCCACCGTCCAGATCGGCGTGACCCTGTCCGGATTCTTCTCGGCGGCGTATGGGGCCTCAGCGATCGCGCCCGCCGTCGTACCCCTCCTTGAAGCCCTCGGGCTGGGTGCGGCGGCCGGGCCCGTGGCCTTCACCGGCATGACCCTGCTGGTGGCTTATCTTTCCCTGGTGTTGGGCGAACTCGCCCCCAAAAGGCTGGCGATGCAGCGCCCTGTTGCCTTCACCAGGATTCTCGCACCGCCGCTGATTTCGCTTTCGAGGATCATGCGGCCCGTCATCTGGCTCCTGTCCGTGTCAACGGACGCGGTGGTCAAGCTCTTTGGCGGCGATCCCGGTGCCAAGCGGGAAAGCATCACTTCCGAAGAACTCTGGGACATGGTGGCCGGGAACGAGCTCCTCGAAGAGAGCAGCCGCAACATCCTGGCCGGTGTGTTCGGCGCCGGGGACCGGACGCTGCAGGAAGTGATGCGGCCCCGCACGGAAGTGACGTTCATCGACGGTGCCATGACCATTGCCGAGGCCCGCAGGATGGTGAGGGACGGCCCGTATTCGCGGTTTCCGGTGATCGGGAGGAACCCGGATGACGTCCTCGGCTTCGTGCACATCCGCGACCTGATGCCCCGCGACAAGGTGCAGGACCAGGCGCCCGTACGGGAGATCGCCCGGCAAATCCTTCCGTTGCCGGGAACCAACCGTGTGCTGCCCTCGCTTTCCCGGATGCGCAAAACCAACCAGCACATCGCCCTGGTGGTGGACGAGTACGGCGGCACGGACGGCGTGGTCACGCTCGAAGACCTGGTGGAGGAACTGGTGGGCGAGATCTACGACGAGTACGACACCGGCGCCGAGCACGAGGACCGCGTCAACATGGCCAACGGAGTCCTCGACGTGGACGGCGGCCTGATCCTGCAGGAGTTCAAGGCAGCCTCCGGGATCGCCCTCCCGGAGGGCCACTACGAAACGGTGGCCGGGTTCATGATGGACCGCCTGGGCCGCCTGCCGAAGGAAGGTGACAGGGTGCAGATCCCCGGACATGTCCTGACGGTCCTCAGGATGGACCGGTTGCGGATTGCGCGGGTCCGGGTCACGCCGGTTGCAGGCCAGTCCGGCGGAGTGGCCTGCTAA
- a CDS encoding dienelactone hydrolase family protein has translation MENMMTLGAEKSLQAYVSEPAGPPKGGLVVVHEVWGLVDHTKEVADRFAAEGFLAVAPDLLSGAGGTADLSGELQEAAFDPQQRSNAQPQLRKHMAPMRSPEYAKHAVAALRMCFAHLDGVPGLAGRVAVTGFCLGGTYTFSLAVAEPRLRAAVPFYGHAEFKDAELRAISCPVLAFYGMQDTALMQELPGLKARMRAAGVDFEAVVYPGAGHAFFNETNKYTYNAGAAADSWTRTLTFLDRSLAA, from the coding sequence ATGGAAAACATGATGACTCTGGGTGCCGAAAAGTCTCTTCAGGCGTACGTCAGCGAACCGGCCGGACCTCCCAAGGGCGGGCTGGTGGTGGTCCATGAAGTGTGGGGCTTGGTGGACCATACAAAGGAAGTGGCAGATCGGTTCGCGGCGGAGGGCTTCCTGGCAGTGGCGCCGGACCTCCTGTCCGGAGCCGGGGGAACAGCAGACCTCAGCGGGGAGTTGCAGGAGGCGGCGTTCGATCCCCAGCAGCGCAGCAATGCCCAGCCGCAGTTGCGGAAGCACATGGCGCCGATGCGCTCCCCCGAGTATGCAAAGCATGCGGTGGCCGCCCTCCGCATGTGCTTTGCCCACCTGGATGGTGTGCCGGGACTTGCCGGGAGGGTAGCCGTCACAGGATTCTGCCTGGGCGGCACCTACACTTTCTCGCTGGCAGTTGCCGAACCCAGGCTGCGTGCCGCCGTTCCTTTCTATGGCCACGCTGAGTTCAAGGACGCGGAGCTGCGCGCCATCAGCTGCCCCGTCCTGGCCTTTTATGGGATGCAGGACACAGCGCTCATGCAGGAGCTGCCCGGGCTTAAGGCGCGGATGCGGGCAGCAGGGGTGGACTTCGAAGCCGTGGTCTACCCGGGCGCAGGCCACGCCTTCTTCAACGAGACCAACAAGTACACATATAACGCCGGGGCCGCCGCGGACTCCTGGACCCGCACGCTCACCTTCCTAGATCGAAGCCTTGCCGCATAG
- a CDS encoding MFS transporter, with the protein MSNNPRTALAVAGLSLGTALNPLNSSMIAVALVVLRADFGLDVAAVTWVVTSFYLASAAGQPVMGRLADRFGPRRMFSLGMGLVAITCALAPLAPNFALLCVARAVMALGTATAYPSAVVMVGAIAHRAKVDSARPLGRLQMANTSAAAVGPVVGGLLVGFAGWQWLFLINVPLALAALLIVRKAAPPDQVRERGSVAELVRDSDVPGITGFIGALLLVMMAALNVAPGYRWLMLAAGTVLAALFAWRELRFAKPFLDLRLLGRNRPLMLVYLAFAVFSSVYYFAFFGLPQLLQEAGGYDPGVVGLLMLPLAGMSVIATPWAVSAMGRFGVRRVLLAGVVLLTVAAALMWLLTGTLAIPIVVALTALMGIPYGTVSIASNQGMFVSTRPQDRGVAAGIYQTCRYVGAITATVMIGVFASGGVHQDSWMRMVLAMLVLCVVTFGISVFWRQQKA; encoded by the coding sequence GTGAGCAACAACCCCCGGACTGCCCTGGCCGTCGCCGGCCTCAGCCTGGGCACGGCGCTGAACCCGCTGAACTCCTCCATGATCGCCGTGGCCCTGGTGGTGCTGCGCGCCGACTTCGGGCTCGACGTCGCGGCCGTCACCTGGGTAGTCACGTCCTTCTACCTGGCCTCCGCGGCCGGCCAGCCCGTCATGGGCCGGCTGGCAGACCGGTTCGGGCCCCGGCGGATGTTCAGCCTGGGCATGGGGCTGGTGGCCATCACCTGCGCGCTGGCCCCGCTGGCCCCAAACTTCGCGCTGCTGTGCGTGGCGCGGGCGGTCATGGCGCTGGGCACTGCCACGGCCTATCCCAGTGCCGTGGTGATGGTGGGTGCCATCGCGCACCGGGCCAAAGTGGATTCCGCCCGCCCGCTGGGCCGGCTGCAGATGGCCAACACGTCGGCAGCTGCCGTGGGTCCGGTCGTCGGCGGCCTGCTGGTGGGTTTTGCGGGCTGGCAGTGGCTGTTCCTCATCAACGTCCCCCTTGCGCTGGCGGCGCTGCTGATCGTGCGCAAGGCCGCGCCGCCGGACCAGGTCCGGGAACGCGGCAGCGTCGCGGAGCTTGTCCGCGACTCCGACGTCCCGGGCATCACCGGGTTCATCGGCGCCCTCCTGCTGGTCATGATGGCCGCGCTGAACGTGGCGCCGGGCTACCGCTGGCTGATGCTGGCCGCCGGAACCGTCCTCGCAGCGCTGTTTGCCTGGCGCGAGCTGCGCTTCGCCAAACCGTTCCTGGACCTGCGTCTGCTGGGCCGGAACAGGCCCCTGATGCTGGTGTATCTGGCCTTCGCCGTGTTCAGCAGCGTCTACTACTTCGCCTTTTTCGGCCTTCCGCAACTGCTGCAGGAAGCCGGCGGCTACGATCCCGGCGTGGTGGGCCTGCTGATGCTGCCCCTGGCCGGCATGTCCGTGATAGCCACCCCGTGGGCTGTCTCCGCCATGGGACGGTTCGGTGTGCGGCGGGTGCTGCTTGCCGGCGTCGTCCTGTTGACCGTGGCGGCTGCACTCATGTGGCTGCTCACCGGCACCCTGGCCATCCCCATCGTGGTGGCGCTGACGGCACTGATGGGCATCCCGTACGGGACCGTGAGCATCGCCTCCAACCAGGGCATGTTCGTGTCCACCCGCCCGCAGGACCGCGGGGTCGCGGCCGGGATCTACCAGACCTGCCGCTACGTGGGCGCGATTACCGCCACCGTGATGATCGGGGTGTTCGCGTCCGGCGGGGTGCACCAGGACAGCTGGATGCGGATGGTGCTGGCCATGCTGGTGCTCTGTGTCGTGACCTTCGGAATCTCCGTGTTCTGGCGGCAGCAGAAGGCATAG
- a CDS encoding serine hydrolase: MSVHPVVPKPGRDAPQPAPGKPPSGTPSSGTPSSSRKRGHRRLLVLALAVVLAIVGTMTLAVVRSEPRSGAVVPTQPAVPAAPVAAAPPSLQDRVDNILSEADEYRIGLALADVSGGAERTFGDEGTFAAASTAKVLTAAAYYHLVESGQASLDDAMGDYDAAFQLEAMVNDSNNDSWLLLMDAVGYPQLIAYADSIGVTYDPEQNLLTAADMALILKKLHAGELLNKDNTAQLLSYMQDTNNEDLIPAGSRSGVDVYHKYGEVSGELHDAALLSYRGSTFALVIYTENPEGVPDEGQAEVIRDLTRAVEDALFPVGVAAK; encoded by the coding sequence ATGTCCGTGCACCCCGTGGTGCCCAAACCAGGCCGCGACGCTCCGCAGCCAGCGCCTGGCAAGCCACCTTCCGGCACGCCATCTTCCGGCACGCCATCTTCCAGCAGGAAGCGGGGCCACAGGAGGTTGCTGGTACTGGCCCTCGCGGTGGTGCTGGCCATCGTTGGCACCATGACCCTGGCCGTGGTCCGGTCCGAGCCGCGGTCGGGCGCAGTGGTCCCCACCCAGCCTGCGGTGCCGGCGGCGCCGGTGGCGGCCGCTCCGCCGTCGTTGCAGGACCGCGTGGACAACATCCTCAGTGAGGCGGACGAATACCGGATCGGACTGGCGCTCGCCGACGTGTCCGGCGGCGCGGAGCGGACGTTCGGTGACGAGGGCACGTTCGCTGCTGCCAGCACTGCCAAGGTCCTCACCGCCGCCGCCTACTACCATCTGGTGGAAAGCGGGCAGGCGAGCCTGGATGACGCCATGGGCGACTACGACGCCGCGTTCCAGCTCGAGGCCATGGTCAATGACAGCAACAACGACTCCTGGCTGCTGCTCATGGATGCCGTCGGATACCCGCAGCTGATTGCCTACGCGGACTCCATCGGCGTCACCTACGACCCCGAACAAAACCTCCTGACCGCGGCGGACATGGCCCTAATCCTGAAGAAGCTCCACGCGGGTGAGCTGCTGAACAAGGACAACACGGCGCAACTGCTCAGTTACATGCAGGACACGAATAATGAAGACCTCATTCCGGCGGGGTCACGGTCCGGAGTGGACGTTTACCACAAGTACGGGGAGGTCTCGGGGGAACTGCATGACGCCGCGCTCCTGAGCTACCGCGGTTCCACCTTCGCGCTGGTCATCTACACGGAAAACCCCGAGGGCGTTCCGGATGAGGGCCAGGCCGAGGTGATCAGGGACCTGACCCGGGCCGTGGAGGACGCACTGTTCCCGGTCGGGGTGGCAGCCAAGTAG